The proteins below come from a single Hyphomicrobium denitrificans ATCC 51888 genomic window:
- a CDS encoding NADH:ubiquinone oxidoreductase subunit NDUFA12 encodes MGLFSEIFSWWGGNTWGTRLFTWRKGRLVGEDEFGNRYYLQKSGVGPLGVPARWVTYANLSEPSQVPPDWHGWLHYTVDTLPTEERYQPKHWQKRHQMNMTGTAQAYRPKGSILGKGERAKSTTDYKAWRPQ; translated from the coding sequence ATGGGTTTATTCAGTGAGATTTTCTCGTGGTGGGGTGGCAACACCTGGGGCACGCGCCTTTTCACATGGCGCAAAGGACGGCTCGTCGGAGAGGATGAGTTCGGCAACCGCTATTATCTGCAGAAAAGCGGTGTCGGTCCGCTGGGCGTTCCGGCGCGCTGGGTCACGTATGCGAATCTTTCCGAGCCGAGCCAGGTCCCGCCCGACTGGCATGGCTGGCTGCATTATACTGTCGATACACTGCCGACCGAGGAGCGCTATCAGCCGAAGCATTGGCAGAAGCGTCACCAGATGAACATGACCGGGACCGCGCAGGCTTACCGGCCTAAGGGATCGATCCTCGGCAAGGGCGAGCGGGCGAAATCGACCACGGATTACAAGGCCTGGCGGCCGCAATAG